TGTGACGATGCGGTAGGGATCGGCGACGTGTCCCCAATCCGGCATGAACATGCCGGCATGGAAGACGTGCGCGAGATCGGGCTCCATCTGGCGTATCTCGTCGGGACCGAGACGCTCGACGCGAATCCCGCGCTCGTGCTTGATCTTCCATTCGAGTGAGTCGTGCGCGAGTGCGGCCTCGCTGCGGTAGAGCGAGATACACCCATGACGGTGGAGGATGTCCCGGATTCCGGCGTCGAGCAGCAGAGGTTCGTAGTCGTCATATACGCAGGCAAGAAGGCTTGCGAGCGCTTGCGATGCCGCCTCGACCTGCTTGTGCGTCCCGGCGCGCCAAAAACGCCAAAGCCAAGGGGATAGTTTCGGCAGATATGACCAGCGTATCGTTAACGGCCCGAGGGGGTCGATGAGCCATTTCGGCACGCGCGTGAGGGTACCCGGCACAGAGACCGGAACCACCTCTGTGACGGCGATTCCCCCGGCGTTGCCAAATGAGGCACCCTTGCCAGGCGGGAGCGGATCGATGACCGTGACATGCGCGCCGTCGCGTTGAAGATAGCGCGCGGTACTTATCCCAACGATTCCAGCGCCGACGACGACGACGCGACGAATTGCTCGGCCGGCGTTTCTATTCATTGCAAATGTGCCATCCGTTGGGCGGTAAGATTGTTACTGAAGATATGTTCGTTCCCGGTAGTGTTGCGGATATGGCCGCGCTGTCGTAAATAGCTGCCATGGCGACCCATACTTTCTTCTGCGTCGATGCCCATACCTGCGGCAATCCCGTTCGGGTCGTGGCAGGCGGTGGACCGCAGCTAAAAGGCGAGTCCATGAGCGAGCGGCGACAACATTTCCTCAAGGAATATGATTGGATTCGTACCGGCCTGATGTTTGAGCCGCGCGGCCACGACATGATGTCGGGGAGCATCCTCTATCCGCCGACGCGAGACGATTGCGACATCGGCATCCTCTTTATCGAGACGAGCGGATGCCTGCCCATGTGCGGCCATGGCACGATCGGGACGGTCACGGTGGCGCTCGAGCGCGGACTTGTCACGCCAAAGACGCCGGGCGAACTCAGGCTCGATACGCCGGCCGGCTTGGTCGTCGCGAATTACACACAAAGTGGTCCCTACGTCGAATCTGTGCGCCTCACCAATATCCCGTCCTTCCTGCATTCGACCGACCTCGAGGTTGAATGTGACGGGCTCGGGTCGCTCAAGGTGGACGTCGCCTATGGCGGCAATTTTTACGCCATCGTCGAGCCGCAAAAAGGCTATCGCGACGTGGCGGACCTGACGCCGGGTGAAATCCTTCGGCGGTCTCCGTTGCTTCGCAAGTCGATCAATGCCAGATACGAATTTGTCCACCCCGAGAATTCGACGATCCGTGGCTGCTCCCACGTGCTGTGGACAGGAGCTCCGAAGAATCCAGACGCAAATGCGCGCAACGCGGTCTTCTATGGCGACAAGGCAATCGACCGATCGCCTTGCGGCACCGGCACGTCCGCGCGCATGGCTCAGATGGCGGCGCGAGGGATGCTCCGAATTGGCGATGAATTCGTGCATGAGAGCATCATAGGAAGTCTCTTCCGGGGACGCGTCGAGGCGTTGACGAAGGTCGGAAATTATCAGGCTATCGTCCCTTCGATTGAGGGGTGGGCGCGTGTTATCGGATATAACACGATTTTCATCGACGACCGCGACCCCTACAAGCATGGGTTTCAGCTCGTGTGATTTGCGACGGAAAGGGCGTGCTGGAAAGGTGAGGCGGAGGTAAGACGCCTCCGCCCTTCTCGCATTCAAACTCCTCGCGGTACTCACTCGGCCGCGAGTTTCGGACGGCTCTCGAGTGCAGCGCGAATTATCGCGCCGATGCGAGCGCGTTCCTCGCCCTCGAGCTTCAAGCGAGGCGCTCGTACCGTCTCCGAACCAAGGCCGGCCAAGGCCTGTGCGAACTTGATGTATTGCACGAGCTTGGTATGGCAGTCGAGGTGGAGAATCGGCATGAACCAACGATAGAGTGGCAGCGCCTCTTTGTAGCGGCCGGCGGCCGCGAGTTCGAAAAGCCGAACCGATTCGTCGGGAAAAGCGTTGACGAGACCGGCAACCCACCCCACGACCCCGAGCATCATGCTCTCAACGATGAGATCATCGACACCACAGAAAAGGATGTAACGATCGCCGCAGGCGTTCACGATGTCGCTGACGCGGCGGACATTGTCGGACGACTCCTTGAGCGCAACGATCGTCTTCTCGCTCGCAAGCTCGGCAAACATCTCCGGCGTCACATCGACGCCGTAGGAGATCGGGTTGTTGTAGATCATGATGGGCAGCCTGCTGGCGCGGGCCACCGTGCGGAAATGCGCGAGCGTTTCGCGCGAGTCCGACTTATAGACCATGGCCGGCAGCACCATGAGGCCGTCGACGCCGAGTTTCTCCATGTCGGATGCGTAGCGACAGGCAAGGGCGGTCGAACATTCGGCGACCCCCGAGAATACTGGGACTCGGCCCTTGACGGCCTCGATCGCGCGCTTGACGACTGCACGTTTCTCATCGGCCTCAAGCGCCGTGTTTTCGCCGACCGTTCCCAGCATGATGATGCCGTGAACCCCAGCCTTGATGAGCCGCTCGATATGACGTGCAGTCGCATCGAGGTCGATTGACAGATCGTCGTGGAATTGGGTTGTGACCGCCGGAAAAACGCCACGCCAATTGTATTTCATCTATCGCTCTCCTTGCCCGATATGGATTTGCCCTCGCTGGACGGCCTGCATTTTAAGAGGCGGCGCAATGCGGCCGCCAGCCCCTAGAAAAAAGCGGTAATACCGGTCACAATGCTGCGATCCGCCAGAGTCGGCACTTCAC
The Alphaproteobacteria bacterium DNA segment above includes these coding regions:
- a CDS encoding FAD-binding oxidoreductase → MNRNAGRAIRRVVVVGAGIVGISTARYLQRDGAHVTVIDPLPPGKGASFGNAGGIAVTEVVPVSVPGTLTRVPKWLIDPLGPLTIRWSYLPKLSPWLWRFWRAGTHKQVEAASQALASLLACVYDDYEPLLLDAGIRDILHRHGCISLYRSEAALAHDSLEWKIKHERGIRVERLGPDEIRQMEPDLAHVFHAGMFMPDWGHVADPYRIVTGISEAFVRSGGIIREGRVVSFEIGADGPNSVVTVSGERIAFDQVVIAAGAWSHRLTRQLGSKVPLETERGYHTTLPNPGVEVRRMLHSAEGGFVLTPMSMGLRLAGTVELGGLEAPPNFDRAKVLVKRARQFLPKLNADGGTEWMGFRPSLPDSLPVIDRSPRFANVFYAFGHGHLGLTEGATTGRIVAALAAGRSPGIDLTPFRVDRF
- a CDS encoding 4-hydroxyproline epimerase, which gives rise to MATHTFFCVDAHTCGNPVRVVAGGGPQLKGESMSERRQHFLKEYDWIRTGLMFEPRGHDMMSGSILYPPTRDDCDIGILFIETSGCLPMCGHGTIGTVTVALERGLVTPKTPGELRLDTPAGLVVANYTQSGPYVESVRLTNIPSFLHSTDLEVECDGLGSLKVDVAYGGNFYAIVEPQKGYRDVADLTPGEILRRSPLLRKSINARYEFVHPENSTIRGCSHVLWTGAPKNPDANARNAVFYGDKAIDRSPCGTGTSARMAQMAARGMLRIGDEFVHESIIGSLFRGRVEALTKVGNYQAIVPSIEGWARVIGYNTIFIDDRDPYKHGFQLV
- a CDS encoding dihydrodipicolinate synthase family protein, which gives rise to MKYNWRGVFPAVTTQFHDDLSIDLDATARHIERLIKAGVHGIIMLGTVGENTALEADEKRAVVKRAIEAVKGRVPVFSGVAECSTALACRYASDMEKLGVDGLMVLPAMVYKSDSRETLAHFRTVARASRLPIMIYNNPISYGVDVTPEMFAELASEKTIVALKESSDNVRRVSDIVNACGDRYILFCGVDDLIVESMMLGVVGWVAGLVNAFPDESVRLFELAAAGRYKEALPLYRWFMPILHLDCHTKLVQYIKFAQALAGLGSETVRAPRLKLEGEERARIGAIIRAALESRPKLAAE